A window of Nitrososphaerota archaeon genomic DNA:
AGAGGGGTAGCTTCTTTCGAGGAAGTCCAGCACGTCTTCCAGACCACAGGGGAATATGATATAATCTCCGTGATTCACGTGCGTGACATGAAGGCGTTGAATGAGTTTAAGCAACGGGTGAAGACGTTAGAAGGTGTGAAGGATGTTGTGGTATGGGTTATAACAGAGCTCATAAAGATCGACCCAGCTCTACCAATTTACTGAACCAGCAACCTTTTGACAAATTTATTGCTGATAGAGTAAAGCGTAAATAGGAGAACGAAGCAAGTATGATCGATGGAGACGCAACCGCCCTTTTTAGCTTCATATGCTATAACCCAAGCTTGTAATCTGAAATGTAAACACTGCTATAGCGATGCTAAAGAAAACCCTTCTTCAGACGAACTATCGACTGAGGATGCGAAGAATCTGCTTGACGAGCTAGCAAATTGGGGGGTTAGGATGCTTATACTTGATGGTGGTGAGCCACTTTGCAGAGAAGACTTCTTCGATCTAGCACGCTACGCTTCGACAAAAGGGTTGAGGGTGGTTGTGGGGAGTAACGGTACACTGATTAGCGAGGAGGTTGCTGCGAAGATGCGTAAAGCTGGTGTCCAAGCTGTAGCGATATCTATTGATGGTGCAAGTGCTGAAACTCACGATAAGTTTCGTGGGGAGAAAAGTGCTTTCGAAAAAGCGATGAGGGGTGTTGAGTCCTGTAAGAGGGTCGGCTTACCATTCCAGTTCAACACGGTAATAAGGAGGCATATTCTAAAGGAGATACCGGATATTCTTAAGATGGCTGTAGACTATGGAGCGTCTGCCGTAGAGTTCTTCGACCTTGTGCAAGTAAAGAGGGTTAAAGAGGAGTGCCCAGACGAACCTCTTAGTGTAGAGGAGAGGAGGATAATAATGGAGTGGCTCGCTGATGTGCAGCGCGAATACCCCTTGATAATTCGTGTCCCAGCCTGCCCCATGTATCCTTTATCCCTCAAATATAAGGGTATTCAACCGAAAATGGTTTCAAATGATTTACTGCGTCGAATTCCGTACTATGATAGAGGGTGCGCAGCTGGTATGTCCAACGGCTACATCACCATACTATTTAACGGCGATGTAATCCCCTGCATGCTACTCCAATACAGGCTGGGGAATATTCGCAGAGAACATCTGCGTAAAATATGGGAACACCCGTTCCTCGTTAACCTTCGCTCAAGAAGCCTTTTGAAAGGCGAATGTGGAAGGTGTAGGTATAGAGAGGTATGCGCAGGCTGCAGAGGGAGGGCTTACGAGGAAACAGGAGACCCCCTTGCAGCTGACCCAGGCTGCTGGCTTAAGGAGAGTTGACTAATGGTTAAGAGTAAGAGGTTGGCTTTGGCAACACTCTTCGGGGTGGTAATATTCGCATCGAAGATGCCGCTTGTGACACCTCTTGATAAGGCTGCTGTGATTGTTCAAGCGCTCCTACTACCCCTAGGCTATTTGGTGATGGGGAGGTTTGGTGCAACGTATGTGGCGGTGGTAGGTGGGCTGCTAACAGCTGTCCTTAGACCAGCGCTTTCACCATTCACACTACTCTTCGCTCTGATCTATGGCATCCTTACCGACAGCCTTTGCACCCTACTTAAGGTTCGAGCCTCTCACCTCAGCACGCTCAGACTAACCATATCTATGTGCGTAAGCACAGCCTTGATCGGCTTACTCTCATACTACACTACCGTATACGCCTTCACACTGATGCCAAGAAACCTGATGGTGGAGGTGGTTATTCTGGT
This region includes:
- a CDS encoding Lrp/AsnC family transcriptional regulator encodes the protein RGVASFEEVQHVFQTTGEYDIISVIHVRDMKALNEFKQRVKTLEGVKDVVVWVITELIKIDPALPIY
- a CDS encoding radical SAM protein, producing the protein METQPPFLASYAITQACNLKCKHCYSDAKENPSSDELSTEDAKNLLDELANWGVRMLILDGGEPLCREDFFDLARYASTKGLRVVVGSNGTLISEEVAAKMRKAGVQAVAISIDGASAETHDKFRGEKSAFEKAMRGVESCKRVGLPFQFNTVIRRHILKEIPDILKMAVDYGASAVEFFDLVQVKRVKEECPDEPLSVEERRIIMEWLADVQREYPLIIRVPACPMYPLSLKYKGIQPKMVSNDLLRRIPYYDRGCAAGMSNGYITILFNGDVIPCMLLQYRLGNIRREHLRKIWEHPFLVNLRSRSLLKGECGRCRYREVCAGCRGRAYEETGDPLAADPGCWLKES